The following proteins come from a genomic window of Bradyrhizobium paxllaeri:
- a CDS encoding HAMP domain-containing protein — translation MSDLSPGASPSARQVAKSKPPAANGASDPLQDLLHALQAMRAGDFSVRMTGDHIGIEGKIADTFNEIVAANQRMAQQLERVGQVVGREGKTRQRVKFDLASGSWADMEGSVNTLIDDLLWPTREVTRAVAAVAQGDLLQTVQLDVEGRPLGGEFLQSATIVNTMIKQLGVFTSEVTRVAREVGTEGKLGGQAQVPEVTGVWKDLTESVNSMANNLTGQVRNIAEVTIAVANGDLSKKITVDVRGEILQLKEAINTMVDQLRSFASEVTRVAREVGTDGKLGGQAIVPGVAGTWKDLTDSVNAMCGNLTAQVRNIANVTTAVARGDLSRKITVDVRGEILELKDTINTMVDQLNSFASEVTRVAREVGTEGKLGGQAQVPGVAGTWKDLTDNVNFMASNLTAQVRNIADVATAIAGGDLSKKITVNVSGEILQLKETLNTMVDQLNAFAGEVTRVAREVGTEGRLGGQANVLGVAGTWKDLTESVNSMASNLTAQVRNIAEVTTAVANGDLSKKITVDVRGEILELKDTINTMVDQLNAFAGEVTRVAREVGTEGKLGGQANVRGVAGTWKDLTDNVNSMAGNLTAQVRNIADVATAVAKGDLSKKITVNVSGEILQLKETLNTMVDQLNAFAGEVTRVAREVGTDGKLGGQAEVPGVAGTWKDLTDSVNSMAGNLTAQVRNIAEVATAIAGGDLSRKITVDVRGEILQLKETLNTMVDQLNRFAGEVTRVAREVGTEGRLGGQANVPGVAGTWKDLTDNVNSMAGNLTGQVRNIAEVTTAVAKGDLSKKITVDVKGEILELKNTVNTMVDQLNAFASEVTRVAREVGTEGKLGGQAQVPEVAGTWKDLTDNVNFMASNLTAQVRNIAEVATAIAGGDLSKKITVDVRGEILLLKDTLNTMVEQLRSFAAEVTRVAREVGTEGRLGGQAVVPGVGGTWKDLTDNVNLLAANLTTQVRNIAEVTTAVARGDLSRKITVDVKGEILELKNTINTMVDQLNAFAGEVTRVAREVGTEGKLGGQAQVPGVAGTWKDLTDTVNFMAANLTEQVRGIVKVVTAVANGDLKQNLTVKSKGEVAALADTINNMTETLAIFADQVTSVAREVGVEGRLGGQANVPGAAGTWKDLTGNVNLLAANLTSQVRSIAEVATAVTKGDLTRSIQVDARGEVAELKDNINTMIGNLRLTTQVNTEQDWLKTNLARFTNMLQGQRELSTVGRLLLTELAPLVNAHMGVIYQVESADYPQLHLLSSYAGDSAIPHPIVVQFGEGLIGQCALDKRQRLITDIPHDTAPVNSALLRVIPRNIVVLPVLFENQVKAVIELSSISSFTTSQMTFLEQLTDSIGIVLNSIEATMQTEGLLKQSQQLAGELQTQQKELQQTNDQLEQKAQQLAERNVEVERKNQEIEQARRALEEKATELALTSKYKSEFLANMSHELRTPLNSILILGQQLTENPDGNLSAKQVEFARTIHGAGTDLLNLISDILDLSKIESGTVTVDAEEILTSNLLETVGRPFRHEAENRRLSFNISVDENLSRSMVTDSKRLQQVLKNLLSNAFKFTAEGGVELKVSAAVGGWSAEHPILNHAPAVVAFEVTDTGIGIPLEKQKLIFEAFQQADAGTSRKYGGTGLGLAISRELASLLGGEIHLRSAPGKGSTFVLYLPLKYSGPTIAPRTPAPSSFTPAPALQVASTQERAIEQLPDDRLNLEPGDTILLIVEDDPHYARVLIDLARDKNFKVLVASRGAEALELAKQFQPAAVSLDVFLPDMLGWTVLSQLKHNPLTRHIPVQIITLDEDRQHALARGAFSFVNKPTTTEGVSAALSQIKEYAKPRRKRLLIVEDNAAEQMSITELLGHDDIEILTADTGADALSTLRNQPCDCVVLDLRLPDMSGFEVLDRLRNDETLSNVPVVVFTGRELSAEEDAELHTMARSIVVKGVESPERLLDETSLFLHRVITELPVEKQRMLEKLNSSDEDLIGKTALLVDDDARNIFALSSVLERRGMKVLTATTGHEAIALAESNPNIAIVLMDIMMPQMDGYQTIGVIRQNPSFGRLPIIALTAKAMKGDREKCLEAGASDYLAKPVNTEQLLLAIRMWLHR, via the coding sequence ATGAGTGACCTTTCCCCTGGAGCATCACCCTCGGCTCGCCAGGTCGCCAAATCCAAACCACCTGCCGCCAACGGCGCATCCGATCCGCTTCAGGATCTGCTGCACGCTTTGCAGGCGATGCGCGCCGGCGATTTCTCGGTGCGGATGACCGGCGACCACATCGGCATCGAGGGCAAGATCGCCGACACCTTCAACGAGATCGTCGCCGCCAACCAGCGGATGGCGCAGCAGCTGGAGCGCGTCGGCCAGGTGGTGGGCCGCGAAGGCAAGACGCGCCAGCGCGTCAAGTTCGACCTCGCGAGCGGTTCGTGGGCGGACATGGAAGGCTCCGTCAACACCCTGATCGACGACCTGCTGTGGCCGACCCGCGAAGTGACGCGCGCGGTGGCGGCCGTGGCTCAAGGCGACCTATTGCAGACCGTGCAACTCGATGTCGAGGGCCGCCCACTTGGCGGCGAATTCCTGCAGTCGGCCACCATCGTCAACACGATGATCAAGCAGCTCGGCGTGTTCACCTCGGAAGTGACGCGCGTGGCGCGCGAGGTCGGCACCGAGGGCAAGCTCGGCGGCCAGGCCCAGGTGCCGGAAGTGACCGGCGTCTGGAAGGACCTGACCGAGAGCGTCAACTCGATGGCCAACAACTTGACCGGCCAGGTCCGCAACATCGCCGAGGTCACTATCGCGGTGGCCAATGGCGACCTGTCGAAGAAGATCACGGTCGACGTGCGCGGCGAGATCCTGCAGCTCAAGGAAGCCATCAACACGATGGTGGACCAGCTTCGCTCCTTTGCCTCCGAAGTGACGCGCGTGGCGCGCGAGGTCGGCACCGACGGCAAGCTCGGCGGCCAGGCCATCGTGCCCGGCGTCGCCGGCACCTGGAAGGACCTGACCGACTCCGTCAACGCGATGTGCGGCAACCTCACCGCCCAGGTCCGCAATATCGCCAACGTCACCACCGCGGTCGCCCGCGGCGACCTTTCGCGCAAGATCACGGTCGACGTCCGCGGCGAAATCCTGGAGCTGAAGGATACCATCAACACGATGGTCGACCAGCTCAACTCGTTCGCCTCGGAAGTGACGCGCGTCGCCCGCGAGGTCGGCACCGAAGGCAAGCTCGGCGGCCAGGCGCAGGTGCCGGGCGTTGCCGGCACCTGGAAGGACCTCACCGACAACGTCAACTTCATGGCCTCCAACCTGACGGCGCAGGTCCGCAACATCGCCGACGTCGCCACCGCCATCGCCGGCGGCGACCTCTCCAAGAAGATCACAGTGAACGTTTCGGGCGAGATCCTTCAGTTGAAGGAAACGCTGAACACGATGGTCGACCAGCTCAACGCCTTTGCCGGCGAAGTCACGCGCGTCGCGCGCGAAGTCGGCACCGAGGGACGGCTCGGCGGCCAGGCCAACGTGCTCGGCGTCGCCGGCACTTGGAAGGACCTCACCGAAAGCGTCAACTCGATGGCGAGCAATTTGACGGCGCAGGTCCGCAACATCGCCGAAGTGACGACCGCGGTCGCCAACGGCGACCTGTCGAAGAAGATCACCGTGGACGTGCGCGGCGAAATTCTGGAGCTGAAGGACACCATCAACACGATGGTGGACCAGCTCAACGCGTTTGCCGGCGAAGTGACGCGTGTCGCGCGCGAAGTCGGCACCGAAGGCAAGCTCGGCGGCCAGGCCAACGTGCGCGGCGTCGCCGGCACCTGGAAGGACCTCACCGACAACGTCAATTCGATGGCCGGCAACCTCACCGCCCAGGTCCGCAACATCGCCGACGTCGCAACCGCGGTGGCCAAGGGCGACCTGTCGAAGAAGATCACGGTGAACGTATCAGGCGAAATCCTTCAGCTGAAGGAAACGCTGAACACGATGGTCGACCAGCTCAACGCCTTTGCCGGCGAAGTGACGCGCGTGGCGCGCGAGGTCGGCACCGACGGCAAGCTCGGCGGTCAGGCCGAAGTGCCCGGCGTTGCCGGTACCTGGAAGGATCTCACCGACAGCGTGAACTCGATGGCCGGCAATCTGACGGCGCAGGTCCGTAACATCGCGGAAGTGGCGACCGCGATTGCTGGCGGCGACCTCTCCCGAAAAATCACGGTCGACGTGCGCGGCGAGATCCTGCAGCTCAAGGAAACGCTGAACACGATGGTCGACCAGCTCAACCGCTTCGCGGGCGAAGTCACGCGCGTCGCGCGCGAGGTCGGCACCGAAGGGCGATTGGGTGGTCAGGCCAATGTGCCCGGCGTCGCCGGCACCTGGAAAGACCTCACCGACAACGTCAACTCGATGGCCGGCAACCTGACCGGCCAGGTCCGCAACATCGCCGAAGTGACCACGGCCGTGGCGAAGGGCGACCTGTCGAAGAAGATCACCGTCGACGTCAAGGGCGAGATCCTCGAGCTGAAGAACACCGTCAACACGATGGTGGACCAGCTCAACGCCTTCGCCTCCGAAGTCACGCGCGTGGCGCGCGAAGTCGGCACCGAAGGCAAGCTCGGCGGCCAGGCGCAGGTGCCAGAAGTCGCCGGCACCTGGAAAGACCTCACCGACAACGTCAACTTCATGGCCTCGAACCTGACCGCGCAGGTCCGCAACATCGCCGAGGTCGCAACCGCAATCGCCGGCGGCGACCTGTCGAAGAAGATCACGGTCGACGTGCGCGGCGAGATCCTGCTGCTGAAAGATACCCTCAACACGATGGTCGAGCAGCTACGCTCCTTTGCCGCCGAAGTGACGCGCGTGGCGCGCGAGGTCGGCACCGAGGGACGGCTCGGCGGCCAGGCCGTAGTCCCCGGCGTCGGCGGCACCTGGAAGGACCTCACCGATAACGTCAACCTCTTGGCGGCCAACCTGACCACGCAGGTCCGCAACATCGCCGAAGTCACGACCGCCGTGGCGCGCGGCGACCTGTCGCGCAAGATCACGGTGGACGTGAAGGGCGAAATTCTGGAGCTGAAGAACACCATCAACACGATGGTCGACCAGCTCAACGCCTTCGCCGGCGAAGTGACGCGCGTGGCGCGCGAGGTCGGCACCGAGGGCAAGCTCGGCGGTCAGGCGCAGGTCCCCGGCGTCGCCGGCACCTGGAAGGACCTCACCGACACCGTCAATTTCATGGCGGCCAACCTGACCGAACAGGTCCGCGGCATCGTCAAGGTGGTGACCGCGGTCGCCAACGGCGATCTGAAGCAGAACCTGACGGTGAAATCGAAGGGTGAAGTCGCAGCGCTTGCCGACACCATCAACAACATGACCGAGACGCTGGCGATCTTCGCCGATCAGGTGACCAGCGTGGCGCGCGAAGTCGGCGTCGAGGGGCGCCTCGGCGGCCAGGCCAACGTGCCAGGTGCTGCCGGTACCTGGAAGGACCTCACCGGCAACGTCAATCTGCTGGCCGCCAACCTGACCTCGCAGGTGCGCTCGATCGCGGAAGTGGCGACCGCCGTGACCAAGGGCGACCTCACCCGCTCGATCCAGGTCGATGCCCGCGGCGAAGTCGCCGAACTCAAGGACAACATCAACACCATGATCGGCAACCTGCGTCTCACCACGCAGGTCAACACCGAGCAGGACTGGCTGAAGACCAACCTCGCCCGCTTCACCAACATGCTGCAGGGGCAGCGCGAACTCTCCACCGTCGGCCGGCTGCTGCTGACCGAACTGGCGCCGCTGGTGAATGCGCATATGGGCGTGATCTATCAGGTCGAGAGCGCCGACTATCCGCAATTGCACCTGCTCTCCTCTTACGCCGGCGACAGCGCCATTCCCCATCCAATCGTCGTGCAGTTCGGCGAAGGCCTGATCGGCCAGTGCGCCCTGGACAAGCGACAGCGGCTGATCACCGACATCCCCCACGATACGGCGCCGGTCAATTCGGCGCTACTGCGCGTGATCCCCCGCAACATCGTCGTACTTCCGGTGTTGTTCGAGAACCAGGTGAAAGCCGTGATCGAGCTTTCCTCGATTTCCTCGTTCACGACGTCGCAGATGACCTTCCTCGAACAGCTCACCGACTCCATCGGCATCGTGCTCAACTCCATCGAGGCCACGATGCAGACCGAGGGCCTGTTGAAGCAATCCCAGCAGCTCGCCGGCGAATTGCAGACGCAGCAGAAGGAATTGCAGCAGACCAACGACCAGCTCGAGCAGAAGGCGCAGCAGCTCGCCGAACGCAACGTCGAGGTGGAACGAAAGAACCAGGAAATCGAACAGGCGCGGCGCGCGCTCGAGGAAAAGGCGACCGAACTCGCGCTGACGTCGAAGTACAAGTCCGAATTCCTCGCCAACATGTCGCACGAGCTGCGTACGCCGCTCAACAGCATCCTGATCCTCGGCCAGCAGCTCACCGAAAACCCCGATGGCAATCTGTCGGCGAAGCAGGTCGAGTTCGCCCGCACCATCCACGGCGCCGGCACCGACCTGCTCAACCTGATCAGCGATATCCTCGACCTGTCGAAGATCGAATCCGGCACGGTGACGGTCGATGCGGAGGAGATCCTGACCTCCAATCTGCTCGAGACCGTCGGACGGCCGTTCAGGCACGAGGCTGAAAATCGCCGCCTGTCGTTCAATATCTCGGTCGACGAGAATTTGAGCCGCAGCATGGTGACCGACTCCAAGCGCCTGCAGCAGGTTCTGAAAAATCTGCTGTCGAACGCGTTCAAGTTCACCGCCGAGGGCGGCGTGGAGCTGAAGGTATCGGCCGCCGTCGGCGGCTGGAGCGCCGAGCATCCGATCCTCAATCACGCGCCCGCGGTCGTCGCCTTCGAGGTGACCGACACCGGCATCGGCATTCCCCTGGAGAAGCAGAAACTGATCTTCGAGGCGTTCCAGCAGGCGGACGCCGGCACCAGCCGCAAATACGGCGGCACCGGCCTCGGCCTTGCGATCAGCCGCGAGCTCGCTAGCCTGCTCGGTGGCGAAATCCACCTGCGCAGCGCGCCCGGCAAGGGCAGCACCTTCGTGCTGTATCTGCCGCTGAAATATTCCGGCCCCACGATCGCGCCGCGCACCCCTGCCCCCTCGTCATTCACGCCCGCGCCGGCGCTGCAGGTCGCTTCGACGCAGGAGCGGGCCATCGAGCAATTGCCGGATGACCGCCTCAACCTCGAGCCGGGAGATACCATACTGTTGATCGTCGAGGACGATCCGCATTATGCGCGGGTGCTGATCGATCTCGCCCGCGACAAGAACTTCAAGGTGCTGGTCGCCAGTCGCGGCGCCGAGGCGCTCGAACTCGCCAAGCAGTTCCAGCCGGCCGCGGTCTCGCTCGACGTATTCCTGCCTGACATGCTGGGCTGGACCGTGCTGAGCCAGCTCAAGCACAATCCGCTGACGCGGCACATTCCGGTGCAGATCATCACGCTCGACGAAGACCGCCAGCATGCGCTGGCGCGCGGCGCGTTTTCCTTCGTCAACAAGCCGACGACGACGGAAGGCGTCAGCGCGGCGCTGTCGCAGATCAAGGAATATGCGAAGCCGCGCCGCAAACGCCTTCTGATCGTGGAGGATAACGCCGCCGAGCAGATGAGCATCACCGAACTGCTCGGGCACGACGACATCGAGATCCTCACCGCCGACACGGGCGCCGATGCGTTGTCGACGTTGCGGAACCAGCCCTGCGACTGCGTCGTGCTGGATCTGCGATTGCCCGACATGAGCGGCTTCGAGGTGCTCGACCGTCTCCGCAACGACGAAACGCTGTCGAACGTGCCGGTCGTGGTGTTCACGGGGCGGGAACTTTCGGCCGAGGAAGATGCGGAACTTCACACCATGGCGCGAAGCATCGTGGTGAAAGGCGTCGAGTCGCCGGAACGCCTGCTCGACGAAACGTCGCTGTTTTTGCACCGTGTGATCACGGAATTGCCCGTCGAAAAGCAGAGGATGCTGGAGAAGCTCAACAGTTCCGATGAGGACCTGATTGGCAAGACCGCGCTGCTGGTCGACGACGACGCCCGCAACATCTTTGCCCTTTCCAGCGTGCTGGAACGTCGCGGTATGAAGGTGTTAACCGCAACCACCGGCCATGAGGCGATTGCTCTGGCCGAATCGAACCCCAACATCGCGATCGTGTTGATGGATATCATGATGCCGCAAATGGACGGATATCAGACCATTGGCGTCATCAGGCAAAACCCGTCCTTCGGACGCCTGCCGATCATCGCACTGACCGCCAAGGCCATGAAAGGCGACCGCGAGAAATGCCTCGAAGCCGGTGCTTCGGACTATCTCGCCAAACCCGTCAATACCGAGCAGTTGCTGCTCGCAATACGAATGTGGCTGCACCGTTGA
- a CDS encoding branched-chain amino acid ABC transporter substrate-binding protein, whose protein sequence is MKSLKLIGLALGASLALSTTALAQDISIAVAGPMTGGESAFGRQMKNGAEQAVADINAAGGVLGKKLALQVGDDACDPKQARSVAEKFASAKIPFVAGHFCSSSSIPASEAYADGNVLQITPASTNPLFTERKLWNVARVCGRDDQQGLVAADYIVKNYKGKNVAILNDKTTYGKGLADETKKALNKAGVTEKMFESYNKGDKDFNSIVSRLKRDNVDLVFVGGYHQEAGLILRQMRDQGLKTVLMAGDALNDKEFASITGPAAEGTLFTFGPDPRNKATAKAIVEKFKAKNIDPEGYTLYTYATMQVWSQAAAKAKTTDPKKVMETIKAGEWDTVLGKLGFDAKGDIKVIDYVVYKWDAKGNYTEINPKGS, encoded by the coding sequence ATGAAATCACTGAAACTCATCGGCCTGGCATTGGGCGCGTCGTTGGCGCTATCGACAACGGCGCTGGCGCAGGACATCTCCATCGCAGTGGCGGGCCCGATGACGGGCGGCGAATCGGCGTTCGGCCGGCAGATGAAGAACGGCGCCGAACAGGCGGTGGCCGACATCAACGCCGCCGGCGGCGTGCTCGGCAAGAAGCTGGCGCTGCAAGTCGGCGACGATGCCTGCGATCCCAAGCAAGCGCGTTCGGTGGCGGAAAAGTTTGCCAGCGCCAAGATCCCGTTCGTCGCCGGACACTTCTGCTCGTCGTCGTCGATCCCGGCGTCGGAAGCCTATGCCGACGGCAACGTGCTGCAGATTACGCCGGCCTCGACCAACCCGCTGTTCACCGAGCGCAAGCTCTGGAACGTGGCGCGCGTCTGCGGCCGCGACGACCAGCAGGGCCTGGTTGCCGCCGACTACATCGTCAAGAACTACAAGGGCAAGAACGTCGCCATCCTCAACGACAAGACCACTTACGGCAAAGGCCTCGCCGACGAAACCAAGAAGGCGCTCAACAAGGCCGGCGTCACCGAGAAGATGTTCGAGTCCTACAACAAGGGCGACAAGGATTTTAACTCGATCGTGTCGCGCCTGAAGCGCGACAACGTCGATCTGGTCTTCGTCGGCGGCTATCATCAGGAGGCAGGCTTGATCCTGCGCCAGATGCGCGACCAGGGGCTGAAGACGGTGTTGATGGCCGGCGACGCCCTGAACGACAAGGAATTCGCCTCGATCACGGGTCCGGCCGCCGAAGGCACGCTGTTCACCTTCGGTCCCGATCCGCGCAACAAGGCGACCGCGAAGGCGATCGTCGAGAAGTTCAAGGCCAAGAACATCGATCCCGAAGGCTACACCCTCTACACCTACGCCACGATGCAGGTCTGGTCGCAGGCGGCGGCGAAGGCGAAGACCACCGATCCGAAGAAGGTCATGGAGACCATCAAGGCCGGTGAATGGGATACCGTGCTCGGCAAGCTCGGCTTCGATGCCAAGGGCGACATCAAGGTGATCGACTACGTCGTCTACAAGTGGGACGCCAAGGGCAACTACACCGAGATCAATCCGAAGGGCTCCTGA
- a CDS encoding ABC transporter ATP-binding protein, producing MISPATPLLAIRSLRAAYGKIEALKGVDIDINAGEIVALIGANGAGKSTLMMTIFGRPRARSGHIEFDGQDITGVPTHDIARLRIAQSPEGRRIFPRMSVAENLQMGADATDSSESDRANSLERVFALFPRLKERMTQRGGTLSGGEQQMLAIGRALMSRPRLLMLDEPSLGLAPLIARQIFDAIRTLNRQDGLTVLIVEQNANHALKLAHRGYVMVNGLITLSGTGSELLQRPEIRAAYLEGGRRE from the coding sequence ATGATCTCACCCGCAACTCCCCTGCTCGCGATCCGCTCGCTGCGTGCGGCCTATGGCAAGATCGAGGCGCTGAAGGGTGTCGACATCGACATCAATGCCGGCGAGATCGTCGCCCTGATCGGCGCCAATGGCGCCGGCAAGTCGACGCTGATGATGACGATCTTCGGCCGGCCCCGCGCCCGCTCCGGCCACATCGAGTTCGACGGTCAGGACATCACCGGCGTCCCGACGCATGACATTGCGCGGCTGCGCATCGCGCAATCGCCTGAGGGCCGGCGCATCTTCCCGCGCATGAGCGTGGCGGAAAACCTCCAGATGGGGGCGGATGCGACCGACTCGAGCGAGTCCGACCGCGCGAACAGCCTGGAGCGCGTGTTCGCGCTGTTCCCGCGGCTGAAGGAACGCATGACCCAGCGCGGCGGCACGCTGTCCGGCGGCGAGCAGCAGATGCTGGCGATCGGCCGGGCCCTGATGAGCCGGCCGCGCCTGCTGATGCTGGACGAGCCGTCGCTGGGGCTCGCCCCCCTGATCGCGCGGCAGATTTTCGATGCGATCAGGACCCTGAACCGACAGGACGGCCTCACCGTCCTGATCGTCGAACAGAACGCCAACCACGCGCTGAAACTGGCCCATCGCGGCTATGTCATGGTCAACGGCCTGATTACGCTGTCAGGAACCGGCAGCGAATTGCTGCAGCGCCCGGAAATCCGCGCCGCCTACCTGGAAGGCGGCCGGCGGGAGTAG
- a CDS encoding ABC transporter ATP-binding protein — translation MSGDHILSVDRLSMRFGGIVAVNDLSFNAERRKITALIGPNGAGKTTVFNCITGFYKPTSGAIGLTHDDGHAIRLERLNDFRIAKLAKVARTFQNIRLFPGMTALENLMVAQHNALMRASGLTFLGLIGAPSWRTAEQAAIDLATTWLDRIGLLDRADDAAGNLPYGDQRRLEIARAMCTEPALLCLDEPAAGLNARESAALSELLLAIRADQGTSILLIEHDMSVVMEISDHVVVMDHGVKIAEGTPKHIRDDPKVIAAYLGTDEEEAIAVMESGT, via the coding sequence ATGAGCGGCGATCACATCCTCTCCGTCGACCGGCTGTCGATGCGCTTCGGCGGCATCGTCGCCGTCAACGACCTCTCCTTCAACGCCGAGCGGCGCAAGATCACCGCGCTGATCGGGCCGAACGGCGCCGGCAAGACCACGGTGTTCAACTGCATCACCGGCTTCTACAAGCCGACCTCGGGCGCCATCGGCCTCACCCATGATGACGGCCACGCCATCCGGCTCGAGCGGCTGAACGATTTCCGGATTGCCAAGCTGGCGAAGGTCGCGCGCACCTTCCAGAACATCCGCCTGTTTCCCGGCATGACGGCGCTGGAAAACCTGATGGTGGCGCAGCACAACGCGCTGATGCGCGCCTCCGGATTGACGTTCCTCGGCCTGATCGGCGCGCCGTCGTGGCGCACGGCGGAACAAGCCGCGATCGATCTGGCGACGACGTGGCTCGATCGCATCGGGCTTTTGGATCGCGCTGACGATGCCGCCGGCAACCTGCCCTATGGCGACCAGCGACGCCTGGAAATCGCGCGCGCCATGTGCACCGAGCCCGCGCTGCTCTGCCTCGACGAACCAGCCGCCGGATTGAATGCGCGGGAGAGCGCCGCCTTGAGCGAATTGCTGCTCGCGATCCGCGCCGACCAGGGCACCTCGATCCTGCTGATCGAGCACGACATGAGCGTGGTGATGGAAATCTCCGACCATGTCGTGGTGATGGATCACGGCGTGAAGATTGCCGAAGGCACGCCAAAACACATCCGCGACGATCCCAAGGTGATCGCCGCCTATCTCGGCACCGACGAGGAGGAAGCGATCGCGGTGATGGAGAGCGGCACGTGA
- the livM gene encoding high-affinity branched-chain amino acid ABC transporter permease LivM: MSANPAAQTSRAPSAAFILKKSLISALVALVLFSLMIGVRTEAGPDGQLTYWTRFGDLAAMVAAVFGGSILIELFRQWWGPVDTARVVPAPVQNVLAFGGRLVAPVLLVFTFLVPVLFYNERYILDLGILVLTYVMLGWGLNVVVGLAGLLDLGYVAFYAVGAYSYALLATNFGLSFWICLPLAGILAAFWGVLLGFPVLRLRGDYLAIVTLAFGEIIRLVLINWQSLTGGPNGITGIPRPTLFGIPLTPGDDGLAAMLGIEFSPTHRIVFLFYLILALALLTNWVTIRLRRLPIGRAWEALREDEVACRALGINTTTTKLTAFATGAMFGGFAGAFFATRQGFISPESFTFHESALVLAIVVLGGMGSQLGVALAALAMIGGFELFRGLDQYRMLVFGMAMVLLMIWRPRGLIGHRAPTVFLQRKEAISSDLVKEGHG; this comes from the coding sequence GTGAGCGCAAACCCCGCCGCCCAAACCTCGCGCGCACCGAGCGCTGCCTTCATCCTCAAGAAGTCACTGATCAGCGCGCTGGTCGCGCTGGTGCTGTTTTCGCTGATGATCGGCGTCCGCACCGAAGCCGGACCTGACGGACAACTGACCTACTGGACGCGTTTCGGCGACCTCGCCGCCATGGTGGCGGCCGTGTTCGGCGGCAGCATCCTCATCGAGTTGTTCCGGCAATGGTGGGGCCCGGTCGACACCGCCAGGGTGGTCCCCGCTCCGGTGCAAAATGTGCTCGCGTTCGGCGGACGGCTGGTCGCTCCGGTGCTGCTGGTGTTCACCTTCCTGGTGCCGGTGCTGTTCTACAACGAGCGCTACATTCTCGACCTCGGCATCCTCGTGCTGACTTACGTGATGCTCGGATGGGGACTGAACGTGGTGGTCGGCCTCGCCGGGCTGCTCGACCTCGGCTATGTCGCCTTCTACGCCGTCGGCGCCTATTCCTATGCGCTGCTCGCCACCAATTTCGGGCTGTCGTTCTGGATCTGCCTGCCGCTCGCCGGCATTCTCGCGGCGTTCTGGGGCGTGCTGCTCGGTTTTCCCGTGCTGCGGCTGCGCGGCGATTATCTCGCCATCGTAACGCTCGCCTTCGGCGAGATCATCCGCCTCGTCCTGATCAACTGGCAGAGCCTCACCGGGGGCCCGAACGGCATCACCGGTATCCCCCGGCCGACGCTGTTCGGCATTCCGCTGACGCCCGGCGACGACGGGCTGGCAGCCATGCTCGGCATCGAATTCTCGCCGACCCACCGCATCGTGTTCCTGTTCTATCTGATCCTGGCGCTGGCGCTGCTCACCAACTGGGTCACCATCCGGCTGCGGCGGTTGCCGATCGGCCGCGCCTGGGAAGCGCTGCGCGAGGATGAAGTCGCCTGCCGCGCGCTCGGCATCAACACCACCACGACCAAACTGACGGCGTTTGCGACCGGTGCGATGTTCGGCGGCTTTGCCGGCGCGTTCTTCGCCACAAGACAAGGCTTCATCAGCCCGGAATCCTTCACCTTCCATGAATCAGCGCTGGTGCTGGCGATCGTCGTGCTTGGCGGCATGGGCTCGCAACTCGGCGTGGCGCTCGCCGCACTCGCCATGATCGGCGGTTTCGAGCTGTTTCGCGGGCTCGACCAGTACCGCATGCTGGTGTTCGGCATGGCGATGGTGCTGTTGATGATCTGGCGGCCGCGCGGCCTGATCGGCCACCGCGCGCCGACCGTATTTCTCCAGCGCAAGGAGGCGATCTCATCCGACCTCGTCAAGGAGGGCCACGGATGA